The Lentimicrobiaceae bacterium genome window below encodes:
- the trmB gene encoding tRNA (guanosine(46)-N7)-methyltransferase TrmB, whose amino-acid sequence MARNKLKKFKETSEFYHFFQPTRQELLDGFELRGRWNKIFFKNDVPLIIEVGCGRGEYVVELSQKFPNKNFIGIDKKGARMWTGAKYTIDQNITNVAFLRILAEDVNLAFAQNEVDEIWITFPEPQPKKSKEAKRFTSPEFLKRYAQILKSDAVINLKTDDTAFFDYTLSVIEKYNHEILYVTEDLYAQNSLNDNEILNIKTHYESIWLDKGLTIKYLKFKLK is encoded by the coding sequence TTGGCACGTAATAAATTAAAGAAGTTTAAAGAAACCTCAGAGTTTTACCATTTTTTTCAGCCTACACGTCAGGAATTATTAGATGGCTTTGAATTGAGAGGAAGATGGAATAAGATTTTCTTTAAAAATGATGTTCCGCTTATCATTGAGGTAGGTTGTGGTAGAGGCGAATATGTTGTTGAGTTATCTCAAAAATTTCCGAACAAAAACTTCATAGGTATTGATAAAAAGGGAGCCAGAATGTGGACAGGTGCTAAATATACAATCGACCAAAACATTACAAATGTTGCTTTTTTACGAATTTTAGCCGAAGACGTTAATCTTGCGTTTGCCCAAAACGAAGTTGACGAAATATGGATTACTTTTCCTGAGCCTCAACCCAAAAAATCTAAGGAAGCAAAACGATTTACCTCGCCTGAATTTTTGAAAAGATATGCACAAATTCTGAAATCAGATGCAGTTATCAATCTTAAAACCGATGATACCGCTTTTTTTGATTACACGCTTAGTGTTATCGAAAAATACAACCACGAAATCTTGTACGTAACGGAAGATTTATATGCTCAAAATAGCTTGAACGATAACGAAATTTTGAATATAAAAACTCATTACGAAAGTATATGGTTAGATAAGGGTTTAACTATAAAGTATCTAAAATTTAAGTTAAAATAG
- a CDS encoding M20 family metallopeptidase produces MQSLIDEIKSLSEKIETELIGYRRHLHKHPELSKQEEKTADFISSVLSKWKIKHSCNIGGYGIVGEIKGVNPESKTVALRADMDALPISEKNNVDYASINPGVMHACGHDVHMTCLLGAIFILNNFKDKFNGTVRFIFQPSEETFPGGAKAMIEEGVLTNPTPQFIIGEHVLPELEVGKVGFVSGKAMASTDEIYLTIKGKGGHGALPNLSTDTVLTASHIVVALQQVVSRCAPPTIPTVLSFGRFIAEGRTNVLPDIVKIDGTIRTFDEKWRAEAHEKITHIAKNIANAMGAECEVFIDKGYPYLLNDKALTQNMKKAAISYFGKNNVVDIEPRMTAEDFAYYSHVVPACFYRLGVKNPDWKEIRNIHTPIFDIDERAIANGAGFMAYAIMQSL; encoded by the coding sequence ATGCAAAGCTTAATTGATGAAATAAAAAGCCTTTCTGAAAAAATAGAAACTGAACTTATAGGTTACAGAAGACATCTTCATAAACACCCTGAGCTTTCTAAGCAAGAAGAAAAAACTGCCGATTTTATTAGCTCTGTTTTGTCTAAATGGAAGATAAAGCATAGTTGTAATATTGGCGGTTATGGTATAGTGGGCGAAATTAAAGGTGTTAATCCCGAAAGCAAAACCGTTGCACTTAGAGCCGACATGGATGCACTACCCATAAGCGAAAAAAACAATGTTGATTACGCTTCTATTAACCCTGGTGTTATGCACGCATGCGGACATGACGTTCACATGACTTGCTTGCTTGGTGCGATATTTATTCTCAATAATTTTAAAGATAAATTTAATGGAACCGTACGATTTATTTTTCAACCTTCGGAAGAAACTTTTCCGGGTGGAGCAAAAGCTATGATTGAAGAAGGCGTACTCACAAATCCAACTCCGCAATTTATTATCGGCGAACACGTTTTACCCGAATTGGAAGTAGGAAAGGTTGGTTTTGTTAGCGGAAAAGCTATGGCTAGCACCGATGAAATTTATCTGACAATAAAAGGTAAAGGCGGACACGGAGCTTTACCCAACCTAAGTACCGATACGGTTTTGACGGCTTCGCATATAGTAGTTGCGCTGCAGCAAGTAGTTAGCAGATGTGCTCCTCCAACTATTCCTACAGTATTAAGTTTTGGTAGATTTATCGCCGAAGGCAGGACTAACGTTCTACCCGATATTGTTAAAATTGACGGAACAATACGCACTTTCGACGAAAAATGGCGTGCCGAAGCTCACGAAAAAATTACTCATATTGCAAAAAATATTGCCAATGCTATGGGCGCCGAGTGTGAAGTCTTTATCGATAAAGGTTACCCTTATTTATTAAACGACAAGGCTTTAACTCAAAACATGAAAAAAGCTGCTATCAGCTACTTTGGAAAAAACAATGTTGTTGACATTGAGCCAAGAATGACAGCCGAAGATTTTGCCTACTACTCACACGTTGTACCTGCTTGTTTTTACCGTTTAGGTGTAAAAAATCCAGATTGGAAAGAAATAAGGAATATACACACCCCTATTTTTGATATCGACGAAAGAGCTATAGCAAATGGTGCCGGATTTATGGCGTACGCGATTATGCAAAGTTTGTAA